A genome region from Blautia coccoides includes the following:
- a CDS encoding UvrD-helicase domain-containing protein: MGVMWTTEQKKVIDSRNCNILVSAAAGSGKTAVLVERIISMITDPAHPVDIDRLLIVTFTRAAAGEMRERIRLAIERKLAEDEDNEHLQRQSTLLHHAQITTIDSFCSYVVKNYFHLIDLDPSYRMAEEGELRLMQGDVAAQVLDDAYSRKEPEFLRFVECFSTGKTDEGIEDMIKRLYAFSVSYPYPEEWLLSCKEAYAISSGEELEQAKWMQMIKEDITKSLQEALSLTEAALETARGEGGPYYYENALESDRVFVQKLLQTDSFSQWQKLFSGLSFARLSAKKDPQVSEEAKELAKSLRQQVKDLLGELKEQYFYLSLDAAAEYVRMAGGPVSVLIDLTLQFAQAFAEKKREKNILDFPDLEHFALKILVDHSGEKDERTQAAKELAGRFAEVMIDEYQDSNFVQEKLLNAVSKMDDGSNNIFMVGDVKQSIYRFRLARPDLFMEKFRTYSTAGGNCLRIDLHKNFRSRKEVLAGVNFLFYQIMGEALGKVEYDDAAALYPGASFPPYQENKQGEKPDGKPEEQQIEKLDRKPEVHPDEQPDGGKNRKDGWDTEILMVETDEEEWKVMESGENVQELEARAVAGRIQELVGSYPVLDKITGQYRPAVYGDCVILLRTLSGWSETFKRVLNAQGIPASVTTKTGYFSASEVMTVLNYLRILDNPLQDIPFTGALRNLPGGFSMEELARIKCVGREMEKTGMYQALLAAESLRDSEDTDDREMGRKAHEFLELYRSIRSKVPYTPMHELLWEIYDRTGLFDYIRAGASGEQQKANLLMLLQKARDYESTSYRGLFNFVRYIENLQKYQVDFGEANILSENEDTVKIMSIHKSKGLEFPVVFVSGMGKQFNQQDARAALVMHPDLGVGADWVDAKFRTRTPTLLKKAVQRQIQIENLGEELRILYVALTRAKEKLILTGCTSRLEKRLTALEPVKKQEERRISYGKLVKARCYLDWIFPALARHRCMDEVYLSYEKRPYALNPLHDNEAGFFVQVISPTQLTLEEAETRMIQKMKKQEILDFDTSVSYDAEAREQIQECFSYSYPYLERENIPAKVTVSEVKRLHMEDEESTSWYEAEEMVPYIPSFIEKRQEGLTGAGRGTAYHRVFECLNLSKAGSPKEVEEQLADLEAEHRIDSEIRRTVSPRDVYQFAVSSVGTRMAKAQAQGMLYREQPFVISISADRLREEYAGDESVLVQGIIDAFFYEEEKIVLVDYKTDRVRQRNGSDLVEKYKIQLDYYTEALERMTGRKVSERYIYSVDLQKELRV; the protein is encoded by the coding sequence ATGGGCGTGATGTGGACAACCGAGCAGAAAAAGGTGATAGATTCCAGAAACTGCAACATATTGGTCAGCGCAGCGGCGGGAAGCGGCAAGACGGCGGTGCTGGTGGAGCGTATTATTTCCATGATCACCGACCCGGCACATCCTGTGGATATTGACAGACTTTTGATCGTGACATTTACCCGGGCGGCGGCCGGAGAGATGCGGGAACGTATCCGCCTGGCAATTGAGAGAAAGCTTGCTGAGGATGAGGACAATGAACATCTGCAGAGGCAGAGCACACTGCTTCACCACGCGCAGATCACCACCATCGACAGTTTCTGTTCTTATGTTGTAAAGAATTATTTTCATCTCATTGATCTGGACCCGTCTTACCGGATGGCAGAGGAGGGAGAACTGCGTCTCATGCAGGGAGATGTGGCGGCTCAGGTGCTTGACGATGCGTACAGCAGGAAAGAACCGGAATTTCTCCGGTTTGTAGAATGCTTTTCCACAGGGAAGACAGACGAGGGCATTGAGGATATGATAAAGCGTCTCTATGCCTTCTCCGTCAGCTATCCCTATCCTGAGGAATGGCTTTTGTCCTGTAAGGAGGCTTATGCCATCTCTTCCGGGGAGGAACTGGAGCAGGCAAAATGGATGCAGATGATAAAAGAGGATATCACAAAGAGTCTGCAGGAAGCTCTCAGTCTGACAGAAGCGGCCCTGGAGACTGCCAGAGGAGAGGGCGGGCCGTATTATTATGAAAACGCACTGGAATCTGACAGGGTTTTTGTACAGAAACTTCTACAGACAGATTCCTTTTCTCAGTGGCAGAAACTGTTTTCGGGCCTTTCTTTTGCCAGGCTTTCAGCCAAAAAAGATCCCCAGGTATCTGAGGAGGCAAAAGAATTGGCGAAGAGCCTTCGGCAGCAGGTAAAGGACCTGTTGGGTGAGCTGAAGGAACAGTATTTCTACCTTTCCCTGGACGCAGCGGCTGAGTATGTGCGCATGGCAGGAGGCCCGGTGAGTGTTCTCATTGATCTGACGCTGCAGTTTGCACAGGCTTTTGCGGAGAAGAAGAGAGAGAAGAATATACTGGATTTCCCGGATCTGGAGCATTTTGCCCTGAAGATCCTGGTGGACCATTCCGGGGAGAAGGACGAGAGGACCCAGGCGGCAAAGGAGCTGGCGGGAAGATTTGCCGAGGTCATGATAGATGAGTACCAGGACAGCAACTTTGTACAGGAAAAGCTGTTAAATGCTGTGTCTAAGATGGATGACGGCAGCAACAATATTTTCATGGTGGGAGATGTGAAGCAGAGTATTTACCGTTTCCGCCTTGCAAGACCTGACTTGTTTATGGAAAAGTTCAGGACTTATTCCACAGCAGGGGGAAACTGTCTGAGGATAGACCTGCATAAAAATTTCCGCAGCAGGAAGGAAGTGCTGGCGGGAGTGAATTTCCTCTTCTATCAGATTATGGGGGAAGCTCTGGGAAAGGTGGAATACGACGATGCGGCGGCTCTGTATCCCGGAGCGTCATTCCCACCGTATCAGGAGAACAAGCAGGGAGAAAAGCCGGATGGAAAGCCGGAAGAACAGCAGATAGAGAAGTTGGACCGAAAACCGGAAGTACATCCAGACGAACAGCCGGATGGCGGAAAAAATCGAAAGGATGGCTGGGACACAGAGATTCTCATGGTGGAGACAGATGAGGAAGAGTGGAAAGTTATGGAGTCCGGTGAGAATGTTCAGGAGCTGGAGGCCAGAGCCGTGGCGGGAAGGATTCAGGAGCTGGTGGGTTCATATCCCGTCCTCGATAAGATCACGGGGCAGTACCGCCCTGCGGTATATGGGGACTGTGTGATCCTGCTCAGGACCCTGTCCGGCTGGTCGGAGACCTTTAAGCGTGTTCTGAATGCACAGGGGATTCCTGCCAGTGTCACCACAAAGACGGGGTATTTTTCCGCGTCGGAGGTCATGACTGTGCTGAACTACCTGCGTATTCTGGATAATCCTCTGCAGGACATTCCTTTTACCGGCGCGCTTCGCAATCTGCCGGGAGGATTTTCCATGGAGGAGCTGGCTCGTATCAAATGTGTGGGCAGGGAAATGGAGAAGACAGGGATGTATCAGGCGCTTCTGGCAGCGGAAAGTCTCAGGGATTCTGAAGATACGGATGACAGAGAGATGGGCAGAAAAGCGCATGAATTCCTGGAGCTGTACAGGAGCATCAGGAGTAAGGTTCCCTACACGCCTATGCATGAGCTTTTGTGGGAGATTTATGATAGGACAGGACTTTTTGACTATATCCGGGCAGGCGCATCCGGAGAGCAGCAGAAGGCAAATCTGCTCATGCTGCTTCAGAAGGCTAGAGATTATGAGAGCACCAGTTACAGAGGACTGTTTAATTTTGTCAGGTATATAGAAAACCTGCAGAAGTATCAGGTGGATTTCGGAGAGGCCAACATCCTTTCCGAGAATGAGGATACTGTGAAGATCATGAGTATCCACAAGAGCAAAGGCCTGGAATTTCCGGTTGTGTTTGTCTCCGGCATGGGAAAACAGTTTAACCAGCAGGATGCCAGGGCAGCTCTGGTCATGCATCCTGATCTGGGTGTGGGTGCTGACTGGGTAGATGCAAAGTTTAGGACCAGGACCCCTACACTGCTGAAAAAGGCAGTACAGAGGCAGATACAGATCGAGAATCTGGGAGAGGAGCTGCGAATCCTCTATGTGGCGCTGACCCGCGCAAAGGAAAAGCTGATCCTGACCGGCTGCACCTCCAGGCTGGAGAAGCGGCTGACTGCCTTAGAGCCTGTCAAGAAGCAGGAAGAGCGCAGGATATCTTACGGTAAGCTTGTAAAAGCCCGCTGTTATCTGGACTGGATCTTTCCCGCGCTTGCAAGGCACCGGTGTATGGATGAGGTGTACCTCTCCTATGAGAAACGTCCGTATGCTCTGAATCCTCTTCATGACAATGAGGCCGGATTTTTCGTACAGGTGATCTCGCCCACACAGCTTACGCTGGAAGAGGCGGAGACCAGAATGATACAAAAGATGAAAAAACAGGAGATTCTGGATTTTGACACATCCGTCAGCTATGACGCGGAAGCCAGAGAGCAGATACAGGAGTGCTTTTCCTATTCCTATCCTTATCTTGAACGGGAAAATATTCCGGCAAAGGTGACTGTTTCCGAGGTGAAGAGACTGCACATGGAGGATGAGGAGAGCACGTCCTGGTATGAGGCGGAAGAGATGGTTCCCTATATCCCGTCCTTTATTGAGAAGCGTCAGGAGGGGCTGACAGGAGCCGGAAGAGGTACGGCATACCACAGGGTATTTGAATGCCTAAATCTTTCAAAGGCCGGGTCTCCGAAAGAGGTGGAGGAACAGCTTGCAGATCTGGAGGCGGAACACAGAATAGACAGTGAGATTCGCCGGACAGTCTCACCCCGTGATGTGTATCAGTTTGCCGTGTCTTCGGTGGGAACACGTATGGCAAAAGCCCAGGCGCAGGGCATGCTTTACCGGGAACAGCCTTTTGTCATAAGTATTTCAGCAGACAGGCTGAGAGAAGAGTATGCGGGAGATGAAAGTGTCCTGGTACAGGGGATCATTGATGCCTTTTTCTATGAGGAGGAAAAAATTGTACTGGTGGATTACAAGACAGACAGGGTGCGGCAAAGAAACGGCAGTGACCTGGTTGAAAAGTATAAAATCCAGCTTGATTACTATACAGAAGCCCTGGAACGGATGACGGGGAGGAAGGTGTCTGAGAGGTATATTTATTCGGTGGATTTACAGAAGGAATTGAGGGTGTAA